A region from the Cydia amplana chromosome 7, ilCydAmpl1.1, whole genome shotgun sequence genome encodes:
- the LOC134649724 gene encoding zinc finger protein 449-like: protein MIRTYKRKQLECRYIEGVMGLCRLCLGPAEAAVPIFTEDPDNICSTLAMRIMICVGLDVKRDDNLPNLVCVTCNRDLEHYYAFRKKCELSYHRLKSHLQASRNRQPIETVTENEGILKEMINQDENMNISEFGLEIGEESESKAEPESVIGDVHTVNPVQQDTEVPQEECRVMLPGEVNTLITSVLVKLGILSQRDDQLAVLREDVSRLQLEAGDGAVVRMELVEEDDELEADKQDYLIEISEAPEPVEAPKATKAGFQRQAKLIEPKPTIVEPKKKTSKIHTNIGAMGCPTCGRVLASRSALQRHQRTHSGERPFPCPHCRRRFAQKEVMHRHMLVHEAVRPHKCSACNKSFTQRNALHLHERSHLPPHERALALHSCPHCPKLFLYSSGLSRHMMTHSGRVYVCGACRRQFADKSSVLRHHRARHAHLEEPDEPECVETENAPTEDENT from the exons ATGATTCGCACGTACAAACGGAAGCAGCTGGAGTGCCGGTACATCGAGGGCGTGATGGGGCTGTGCCGGCTCTGCCTTGGGCCCGCCGAGGCGGCCGTGCCGATATTTACTGAAGACCCCGATAATATCTGCTCGACGCTCGCTATGAGGATTATGATCTGTGTCGGTTTGGAT GTGAAACGCGACGACAACCTCCCAAACCTAGTGTGCGTAACCTGCAACAGAGATCTAGAACACTACTACGCTTTCCGGAAGAAGTGTGAACTGTCATATCACAGACTGAAGTCACATCTCCAAGCGTCTCGCAACCGGCAACCAATTGAAACTGTTACAGAGAATGAGGGGATATTGAAAGAGATGATTAATCAGGACGAGAATATGAACATCAGTGAGTTTGGGTTGGAGATCGGTGAGGAGTCGGAGAGCAAGGCGGAGCCAGAGTCGGTGATCGGTGAT GTGCACACGGTAAATCCTGTTCAGCAAGATACAGAAGTTCCTCAG GAAGAGTGCCGCGTGATGCTTCCCGGTGAAGTAAACACTCTCATAACATCGGTTCTCGTGAAGCTTGGTATCCTGTCGCAGCGGGATGACCAGCTAGCAGTGCTCCGGGAAGATGTGTCAAGGTTGCAGCTTGAGGCCGGGGACGGGGCGGTGGTCAGGATGGAGTTAGTCGAAGAG GATGACGAGTTAGAGGCAGACAAGCAGGATTATTTAATAGAGATATCCGAGGCTCCTGAGCCGGTGGAGGCTCCGAAGGCAACCAAGGCAGGTTTCCAGCGACAGGCCAAGCTCATCGAACCGAAGCCTACCATTGTTGAACCCAAGAAAAAGACTAGCAAGAT CCACACGAACATAGGCGCCATGGGGTGTCCAACCTGCGGGCGGGTGCTCGCGTCGCGGTCGGCGCTGCAGCGCCACCAGCGCACGCACTCCGGCGAGCGGCCCTTCCCGTGCCCGCACTGCCGCCGCCGCTTCGCACAGAAGGAGGTCATGCACCGACACATGCTGGTGCATGAAG CGGTGCGTCCACACAAGTGCTCAGCGTGCAACAAGAGTTTCACTCAACGCAACGCCCTGCACCTGCACGAGCGGTCTCACCTCCCCCCACACGAGAGGGCGCTGGCGCTGCACAGTTGCCCACACTGTCCTAAACTGTTCCTGTATTCTTCAG GTCTTTCACGCCACATGATGACGCACTCAGGACGCGTGTACGTCTGCGGCGCCTGCCGGCGACAGTTCGCAGACAAAAGTTCCGTCTTACGTCATCATAGAGCCCGACACGCGCATCTAGAGGAACCCGACGAACCCGAGTGCGTAGAAACTGAGAACGCGCCCACTGAAGATGAAAACACATAG